GTTTCCTCGGGAATTACTTTGCGCTCAGATCAAAGCGTCTCACGTCCATTTCCAACACAGGATGCACACTTACGACGGGGGGAAGGCCGAAGACTCTTACCCTGGAGTAATCCCGTCAAGGCTGCTTTGGAGCGAGCGTTTCTGCCTGTCCCGTTCTGTCCAGAGGAGACCATTCAACTAAACAGGCCTCCTCTGCACAGGGGAAACGTCAGCTGGCTCGAGGCCAGTTCCTGTTAGCACAAGGTGTCCTTTCTGCCACCTGACGTGTGGAAACTGTATTGCCGGTAGGGGCATCGCTTCGCCTGCTGTAATCGAAGCACAGACACAAGCTCCTCTAGCATAATTCGAATTCCCACCAATTTACACGCGGAGGTCTCTTGAAACACAACTCCGCACCCGGCCTCCTGCGAGGCAAAAGGCCATCATCGCTTTCGGCTTGAACTCTTTGGGAGAGTCCTGAATGGGAAAAGGATGAGTACTACGTACTTCCTCTgacatgaaaaataaaataattattatattattatattattattaatactaataataggttaatactaatactaataataggttattattaataatagttaATAATAAAAAGATACCCACACTGCCTCCCTATCCTCTTAAGGCAAAGTTATGATGTTCCTTTCATTATTTATCGCGCGCCGTAAGCTATTCATCAGGGGCCATCATTTATTCATTTTCAACATTAAGGTAATTAAATATGAGCTCACCGGGAATGAGCAGATTTGAAAAAGGACCGGGCAGGGGGAAGAGGCGAGtaggttggctggctggctagcttGGGAAGAGATGggccaggagagggagggggaagggagggagggagaggactgGTTGGTTGGTTATGGGTGGGTggcgttttttttctttttttaagtctgCAATAATTGATTTGCACAGAGTTTAGTTCCCCTTAGGTGACACTTGAGAAGCAGCTCGAATTGCAGGGTCCTGACGTGTCTCCCCTCTGGGGGCagacggggggagggagggagacagagaaagaaagagaaagagcctCTCTATCTGTCGCTTTCGCCTCTCTTCTCTAGTCAGTCGGTCCCTCCGCTTCGGAGCGACAGCAAGTTGACGTTGCCCCAGCTCAGGCTCCCGGCAAGCGCTCGCCCGCTCGCCCCAGGCCGGAGCCTCGCCTCGGCGCTCTCGCGGCGGCCGCGGCTGCCCCCCAAGCGGCGCGCGCTCTCGCTCCCCTCTGCCGCGGCTGCTTTGCTGGACGCGCGTTCCTATAGGCGCTGGAAGTATCCAATCACAAGGAGCCCGCAGGCACGCTGGGGCGGCTTTAAGCTTGGCTGCGGGAGGATCCCAAGGAAAAGTTTCctccggcggcggcggcggcagcggcagcagacACGACAGCATCCGTCGCCCGGCTCCTGCGTGACGAGAGCGAGAGagattataaatattttttctcccAGCGCTGGGAAGCTCTTCCCGCTCGGATCCCTCGGCGCCGGCGTCGCCTTCTTTCTGCCCCGGGGTGCGCTGCGACGCGGCTCCGGCTTCCGCCGGGACTGTCGGGCGGGGGTGGGGCGGGGTAGGGGTGCCAGAGCAGCCCCCTCTCTTTGGGGCGCGCCCCGCCGATCTCCCCGTCCCGGCCGGCGGAGCGAGCGCCGGGTCCGCGCCCCTGCGGCTCGGGGCCACCCTCGCGAGCCCGCGCGGCCGTCGCCATGTCGATGCTGCCTTCCTTCGGCTTCACGCAGGAGCAAGTGGCGTGCGTCTGCGAGGTCCTGCAGCAAGGCGGCAACTTGGAGCGGCTGGGCCGGTTCCTCTGGTCGCTGCCGGCCTGCGACCACTTGCACAAGAACGAAAGCGTCCTGAAAGCCAAGGCGGTGGTGGCGTTCCACCGGGGCAACTTCCGCGAGCTCTAcaagatcctggagagccaccagtTCTCGCCGCACAACCACCCCAAGCTCCAGCAGCTCTGGCTCAAGGCGCACTACGTGGAGGCCGAGAAGCTCCGCGGGAGACCGCTGGGCGCCGTCGGCAAGTACCGCGTGCGGCGGAAATTCCCTTTGCCGCGGACCATCTGGGACGGTGAGGAGACCAGCTACTGCTTCAAGGAGAAGTCCCGGGGCGTCCTGCGCGAGTGGTACGCCCACAACCCCTACCCGTCGCCCCGGGAGAAGCGGGAGCTGGCCGAAGCCACCGGCCTCACCACCACCCAGGTCAGCAACTGGTTCAAGAACCGGAGGCAACGGGACCGAGCGGCGGAGGCGAAAGAGAGGTGGGTGCTGTTCCTCGCTAGCCCAACGGGCTGGGTGCTGCCGCCACAATGCCAAACCTAACTGGGTGCACGCGCGCGCGCATGTATGCGCCCCCCCCGGGCGAACTCATGGGGATTTGCATCCCAGCAAACCAGGAATAGGAGCCCTCTGGGAAGCAAAAAGGAGCTGTCGTGATccagaaaaataaaacagcataGGGCACAATCCTGCCCCAGGTAAGCGCTTTTATCCCGGATCCTCAGACAGCTCTACTCAGAAGTCAAGTCCCGttcagtttaatgggacttaccccCGGGTCAGTCGGGATATAGGAGTGCAGCCTATAGCTACCGTTGATTTAAGTGGGAAAAGTAAAGTGGTTCACTTTGGCTGTTCGTTTCCTGCATTACTATTATTTAGAAATAAATTATGCCAGACGATCATTCCTGGCCCTTACAAGCCCCGCTGATTGAGTTAGGCTGCAgtgctatgcacatttacctggaaataagtcccattaaaaataaataaaaaacctcgCATCTCATTAGACATACCTAGGTTTAGTTTGGTAGGCTAACCTCCCTTACCTGGGAGCTAGCCCCAGTgagaattcagtgagacttacttctgttaggactgcagcccaaCTCGCTTGCCATGTAAATCCACAGGCCTTTTGGGCTCAGCTGTGGCTGGATCATGTTTCTAGGGGCTCTACTCAGAGTTTGCCTCACTTCTGAATTCTGTGCAAAACCTACACTACTTCCCCCTCCCATCTCGTTTGGGTGCACCCTAGAAAGGTTCTGTGTGAGGCACCCCATGAAAGAGGGCCTGCCTATCTTCAAAGCCAAATGGCTCCTTTTCACCCCCAGATTGGTGCTTCCAGACTTTGCCCTCCTCCTTTGGCCCTGAGGGAGGAAAATGAgaatccctcccctccctccccacactTTCAGGACTCAGTCCTGTAGTTAAGCTATACTGTATAATTCTAGCATTGAGGCCTTTTCCTGAATATGAAGTTGTACAGCTCCTGGTGTGCAGCTCCAAGAAATGTCTCTGCAGTCCTGTTTGGCCTATGTGTGTACTCGGAGGTGTTTGTATTCTTTTAAGGAGCAAGGCAACTAGATGGCCAAGATTTCCTGAAGGGCGGCTGCCTtactctcttgcagcaaaaaggaaTCAAAGGGACTTGTGACACCGTAAAAGACTGATACATTTTTGAGGGCACAAGCTTCTAGGAGTCCCATTTGCCCCTCTGTTGCCCATCTCCTGTCCTCACTGGAGCCACCACAGAGCTCCCTGTGCTTAAGATGTCCTTCTGAGGCCTCAGCAACCAGGTGATGCTTCCGCACACACCCTTCCTGCAAAATCTGGCTCCATATTTAATTTACCTCCCAACGTGTAGCAGGATGAGACAGGTCAACAAAAGAAATAAGTGACCAGGAGTAATAGATgggtgagggggagagaaatgcTATCTAACTCTCATCTTGTTTATGGTTCTGCTTGGGTTTATTGTGGGGTCAGACGTCTCCAGACTGGCTTGTTGTGTCTCAGTTTGGCGTTAGCTGAAAACCCAAACTAACTCCCTGGTGAGCTCTGCAAGCCACAACTTCCCTTTTGGAgtaggtttttaaaataaaataaaatgaaagttctggagggcaaggaggtaAGAAGGATGGGGGGAGCTGGAAAGGTATTTGGGCTGGGTCCTCCTAGGCccgtttgctcagaagtaagtctccccCTGTTCAGTTATTTCGTACTCCTGAGTACGTGTGTCTTGGGAGAAGATGGTAGGCCAGGAGGTCAGCTTTTGAGTAGGCCTGCAGGCTTTTCAATATGTACACAATGGCTGTAAGCCTCAACACACAGTTATATGTGTATAATCTCAAATTCAGAAGGCCATCATGGAATTAAGGATGAATTCGGCTAACTTTCATTTTCTCCCCAGATCAGCCTTGGGTTGCAATCCTTACACATACCTacctgggagt
This DNA window, taken from Rhineura floridana isolate rRhiFlo1 chromosome 2, rRhiFlo1.hap2, whole genome shotgun sequence, encodes the following:
- the SIX1 gene encoding homeobox protein SIX1; translated protein: MSMLPSFGFTQEQVACVCEVLQQGGNLERLGRFLWSLPACDHLHKNESVLKAKAVVAFHRGNFRELYKILESHQFSPHNHPKLQQLWLKAHYVEAEKLRGRPLGAVGKYRVRRKFPLPRTIWDGEETSYCFKEKSRGVLREWYAHNPYPSPREKRELAEATGLTTTQVSNWFKNRRQRDRAAEAKERENTENSNTSTNKQNQLSPLDGAKPLMSSSEEEFSPPQSPDQNSVLLLQGNLGHARNSAYALTGLTASQTTHGLQAHQHQLQDSLLGPLTSSLVDLGS